The following proteins are co-located in the Cryptococcus neoformans var. grubii H99 chromosome 1, complete sequence genome:
- a CDS encoding vacuolar transporter chaperone 1 — translation MSTQPLLQRTAKKRIALPVRVEPKVFFANERTFLSWLHFAVVLGGLAVGLLNFGDKVGKISAAMYTIIAMGVMLYALVIYQMRARAIRLRTGAPYDDRLGPTILCVALLAAIVTNFILKAVYE, via the exons ATGTCCACACAACCACTTCTGCAGAGAACGGCCAAAAAA AGGATTGCCCTCCCCGTCAGAGTAGAGCCCAAGGTATTCTTCGCCAATGA ACGTACATTTCTGTCATGGCTTCATTTTGCCGTCGTCCTTGGCGGTCTAGCGGTCGGCCTCTTAAATTTTGGCGATAAG GTGGGCAAGATATCCGCCGCAATGTACACCATTATTGCGATGGGCGTCATGCTCTACGCGCTAGTCATCTATCAAATGCGTGCAAGAGCTATAAGACTAAGGACTGGGGCTCCCTATGACGACCGCTTGGGTCCC ACTATCCTATGCGTCGCTCTTCTCGCCGCAATTGTCACCAACTTTATCCTCAAAGCCGTATACGAATAA